The Thiomonas sp. FB-Cd genome includes a window with the following:
- the fabG gene encoding 3-oxoacyl-ACP reductase FabG produces MRLQDKVALITGAAQGIGLATARKFGTEGAVVVICDRDAASVQNAVAQVQAGGGLAWGQACDVTNRPQVDALVAAIHTRYGRLDVLVNNAGITRDARLVKMTIDQFDAVLDVNLRAAFHCAQAVAPGMIERGCGVILNASSVAGIYGNFGQTNYAASKAGIIAFTKTWARELGPKGVRVNAVAPGLVRTPMLDTIPVEVMEMMNEHVPLRRLGEPEELANVYAFLASDEASYVNGAVIEVAGGMTI; encoded by the coding sequence ATGCGTTTGCAGGACAAAGTCGCTCTCATCACTGGTGCCGCGCAGGGCATTGGACTGGCCACGGCCCGGAAATTCGGCACCGAAGGTGCCGTCGTAGTCATCTGCGATCGCGATGCCGCGTCTGTGCAAAATGCGGTTGCGCAAGTTCAGGCTGGAGGCGGCTTGGCCTGGGGTCAGGCCTGTGACGTGACCAATCGCCCCCAGGTTGACGCGTTGGTGGCCGCAATCCACACCCGCTATGGGCGGCTGGACGTTCTCGTGAACAACGCGGGCATCACGCGCGATGCGCGGCTTGTCAAGATGACCATTGACCAGTTCGACGCCGTGCTCGATGTCAACCTGCGCGCCGCCTTCCATTGTGCGCAGGCCGTGGCACCCGGAATGATCGAGCGCGGCTGCGGCGTCATCCTCAACGCGTCCAGCGTGGCGGGCATCTATGGCAATTTTGGTCAAACCAACTATGCCGCGAGCAAAGCAGGCATCATCGCATTCACCAAGACTTGGGCGCGCGAACTCGGCCCTAAGGGTGTACGGGTGAATGCCGTCGCCCCGGGCCTCGTGCGTACGCCGATGCTTGACACCATTCCGGTTGAAGTCATGGAGATGATGAACGAACATGTGCCGCTCAGGCGGCTGGGCGAACCCGAAGAGCTGGCCAATGTCTACGCCTTTCTCGCAAGCGACGAGGCCAGTTATGTGAATGGCGCGGTGATCGAAGTCGCGGGTGGCATGACCATTTGA
- a CDS encoding CBS domain-containing protein produces MQVSDILRVKGGTLFTVAPDTLLLEAAKTMTQHDVGSLVVMHGGRLTGMLTFREVIAALAGSAPAQERVGNVMQTNPVRCAPHTSLDELRRLMLDSHTRYMPVMDDMTLLGVISFHDVARAVVQEQDFENRMLKAYIRDWPQDDAQAASGQGAVRGI; encoded by the coding sequence ATGCAAGTCAGCGACATTTTGCGTGTAAAGGGAGGGACGCTTTTTACTGTGGCTCCTGACACACTATTGCTCGAAGCGGCCAAAACCATGACGCAGCATGACGTCGGCTCCTTGGTGGTGATGCATGGGGGCCGCTTAACCGGCATGCTCACATTCCGCGAGGTCATTGCGGCGCTGGCAGGCAGCGCGCCTGCGCAGGAGCGCGTAGGAAACGTGATGCAGACCAACCCGGTGCGCTGTGCCCCACACACAAGCTTGGACGAACTGCGCCGGCTGATGCTTGACAGCCATACACGCTATATGCCGGTCATGGATGATATGACCCTGCTTGGCGTGATTTCATTCCACGATGTAGCCCGCGCGGTGGTTCAGGAGCAGGATTTTGAAAACCGCATGCTCAAGGCCTATATCCGAGACTGGCCACAAGACGACGCGCAGGCAGCCTCCGGGCAGGGTGCCGTGCGCGGCATCTGA
- a CDS encoding FUSC family membrane protein produces MNPLPALSRVVLSRSFTSGLISAIGVLAMGLLGYAVGGMAFAVPLGSGALTICFADNPAPLRVKTVELLFSTFAGGLYFALVWASLGRPWLQLLLVPLLGFGAGLVSLWGKRAVAMSFSLLFIAIITLGAYAAPDLPSYVLGVTNFLVGGLLYTGYALLLSRILRNRTKQQALAELLDALAAYMAWQSDFYQLQTADDETVGRAAALQGAANDALQSARDLVLRERERPLDAVWTRMLLDMLDLFEAQLAAQTDSLLLRQQFEGTDVLDALHAGTAQTASALSALALALLHSRELDAPAPDPARWIAVGRQGDDLLRAARTPQTEQARAALGSLLHTLREIDQWVQSLQATYASRDKAVDQPALPDVNLFVSAWRYEPRQLLAHLRLRSPIFRHAVRLGLSLLCGLLVARLLFAHQTHDYWILLTIAVILRPNYGVTRQRLKDRLLGTLIGCLFVAFLLNLHLGLPTLLGALFLALTFARTFVTTNFRFTAIAASVQSLLLARLLEGDVRFLVNQRLIDTVIGAALAWGFSYLLPRWEYQDAPSQVAALMRAQRDYAQAVLAVEQSDERTFRIARKHLFDTLAAITSLYVRMLEEPARQRRALRSLGRLITHSYLLAAHLASMRVLRAVRAKRLTRQAIDALIAPTRNGVLQQLAPTGSDTLGGLPISPDAFVAPGIADAGATVDPLARRLQLIGHEAALIREISQSVKFELHTPARDGPSN; encoded by the coding sequence ATGAATCCCCTACCTGCGCTCAGCCGTGTCGTGTTGAGCCGTTCATTCACCTCAGGGCTTATATCAGCCATCGGGGTCTTGGCTATGGGGCTTCTCGGCTATGCCGTGGGCGGGATGGCCTTCGCGGTACCGCTTGGCAGCGGGGCCTTGACCATCTGTTTCGCCGATAACCCAGCACCACTGCGTGTGAAAACGGTGGAACTGCTCTTTTCCACCTTTGCCGGCGGGCTGTACTTTGCGCTCGTATGGGCGAGTCTCGGCCGCCCATGGCTGCAGTTGCTGCTGGTACCGCTGCTCGGATTCGGCGCGGGACTCGTGAGCCTGTGGGGCAAGCGTGCCGTGGCAATGAGCTTCAGCCTTCTTTTCATCGCCATCATCACCCTGGGGGCGTACGCTGCGCCCGACCTTCCCAGCTACGTGCTCGGCGTTACGAATTTCCTGGTTGGCGGGCTGCTGTATACCGGCTATGCGCTATTGCTGAGTCGCATCTTGCGCAACCGCACCAAACAGCAAGCGCTCGCCGAACTGCTCGATGCTCTTGCGGCTTACATGGCTTGGCAAAGCGACTTCTACCAGCTGCAAACCGCCGACGATGAGACCGTAGGCCGGGCGGCCGCGCTGCAGGGCGCGGCCAATGATGCACTTCAGTCCGCGCGTGACCTGGTTCTGCGCGAACGGGAGCGCCCACTGGATGCGGTGTGGACGCGCATGCTTCTTGACATGCTTGACCTCTTCGAGGCGCAATTGGCGGCCCAAACGGACTCCCTTTTGTTGCGGCAGCAATTTGAAGGCACCGATGTGCTGGATGCGCTTCATGCTGGCACAGCGCAGACCGCATCCGCGCTCTCGGCGCTGGCGCTGGCGCTACTGCACAGCCGCGAGCTCGACGCACCGGCGCCCGACCCCGCGCGCTGGATTGCCGTGGGCCGGCAGGGAGATGATCTGCTGCGTGCAGCACGCACCCCGCAAACTGAACAGGCCCGAGCTGCTCTTGGTTCGTTACTGCACACTTTGCGTGAAATCGACCAATGGGTCCAGAGTCTGCAAGCCACCTACGCCTCGCGCGACAAGGCCGTGGACCAGCCCGCCCTGCCCGACGTGAACCTGTTCGTGAGCGCTTGGCGTTACGAACCGCGCCAGCTCCTCGCGCATCTTCGCCTACGCTCCCCCATCTTCCGGCACGCGGTAAGACTCGGGCTTTCCCTTCTCTGCGGCCTCTTGGTGGCGCGCCTTCTTTTCGCGCATCAGACGCATGATTACTGGATCTTGCTGACCATCGCGGTGATTTTGCGCCCGAACTATGGCGTCACACGTCAGCGCCTTAAAGACCGGCTATTGGGCACGCTGATCGGTTGTCTTTTCGTGGCTTTTTTGCTGAACCTTCATCTCGGCCTTCCCACATTACTTGGGGCGCTATTCCTAGCCTTGACTTTTGCGCGCACCTTCGTCACAACCAATTTCCGCTTCACGGCAATCGCCGCTAGCGTCCAATCGCTCCTTCTGGCGCGGCTGCTGGAGGGGGATGTCCGGTTCTTGGTCAATCAGCGACTGATTGATACCGTGATTGGCGCGGCGCTGGCATGGGGCTTCAGCTATCTGCTCCCGCGCTGGGAGTACCAAGATGCACCGAGCCAGGTTGCCGCACTGATGCGAGCTCAACGAGACTATGCCCAAGCGGTGCTGGCAGTCGAGCAATCCGACGAACGCACCTTTCGCATCGCGCGTAAGCACCTCTTTGACACCCTTGCCGCCATAACCAGCCTTTACGTTCGCATGCTCGAGGAACCCGCTCGGCAGCGGCGCGCGCTGCGCAGCCTCGGTCGGCTCATCACCCATAGTTATCTTCTCGCTGCGCATCTGGCATCGATGCGTGTCCTGCGCGCAGTGCGCGCCAAGCGCCTGACGCGGCAGGCAATTGATGCGTTGATCGCGCCGACGCGCAATGGGGTGCTGCAGCAGCTTGCGCCCACAGGCTCCGATACGCTTGGTGGACTCCCGATTTCACCTGATGCTTTCGTAGCACCTGGCATTGCAGATGCCGGTGCAACCGTGGATCCGCTCGCGCGTCGCCTGCAGCTGATTGGGCACGAGGCAGCGCTCATACGGGAGATCAGCCAAAGCGTGAAGTTCGAGCTCCATACCCCTGCACGCGACGGGCCATCCAATTGA
- a CDS encoding ketopantoate reductase family protein encodes MQIVVVGAGAIGGSMAVKLAHAGHAVGVVARGVHMQTIVREGLTLHDPSGTTTVHPHASDRPEDFGPQDLVVLGVKAHQIPSLLPRLRGMLRPDTMVLPAINGIPWWYFQHDSSAFARERDGSWARIACLDGDGSMASELDAAHLIGCVVHGSAELTAPGHITANGQYRYIIGEITHRASDRVSALADVLRGAGCDPQSTDRIRDAVWMKLIGNAAFNPVAALTRARMDQICANAGLLDLVRGVMIELIALAQAFGCDPQVDPDRRIAIGRAIGPVKPSTLQDLESRRPLEVQALLGAPVELARRAGLATPLSEALLALLSELDKRTSQSVSGA; translated from the coding sequence ATGCAGATCGTCGTGGTGGGGGCCGGTGCGATTGGCGGCAGCATGGCGGTGAAGCTTGCCCATGCGGGGCATGCGGTAGGTGTTGTCGCGCGCGGTGTGCACATGCAGACCATCGTGCGTGAGGGGCTGACGCTGCATGACCCGTCCGGTACAACGACCGTGCATCCGCACGCAAGTGATCGACCGGAGGACTTCGGGCCGCAGGACCTGGTCGTGCTGGGTGTTAAAGCGCATCAAATCCCGTCGCTGTTGCCCCGTCTTCGGGGAATGTTGCGACCAGACACCATGGTTCTGCCTGCAATTAACGGCATACCTTGGTGGTACTTTCAGCATGATTCCAGTGCTTTTGCTCGCGAGCGCGATGGCAGTTGGGCCCGCATTGCCTGCCTCGATGGAGACGGAAGCATGGCAAGCGAGCTGGATGCAGCGCATCTGATCGGGTGTGTTGTCCACGGCTCTGCGGAACTCACGGCACCGGGCCACATTACGGCAAATGGGCAGTACCGGTACATCATCGGCGAAATCACGCACCGGGCAAGCGATCGGGTGAGCGCGCTGGCCGATGTTTTGCGCGGTGCGGGTTGTGATCCGCAGAGCACGGATCGGATCCGCGACGCCGTGTGGATGAAACTCATTGGCAACGCTGCGTTCAATCCGGTTGCTGCGCTCACTCGCGCTCGCATGGATCAGATCTGCGCCAATGCGGGTCTGCTGGACCTGGTGCGCGGGGTGATGATTGAGCTCATCGCCCTCGCACAGGCGTTCGGTTGCGATCCGCAGGTCGATCCTGATCGACGCATCGCAATCGGGCGCGCCATTGGCCCTGTCAAGCCTTCGACTCTCCAGGACCTGGAGAGTCGAAGGCCGCTCGAAGTTCAGGCCTTGCTGGGCGCGCCAGTGGAACTGGCGCGGCGTGCCGGACTCGCCACGCCGCTGTCCGAAGCTTTGCTCGCGTTGCTGAGCGAGTTGGACAAGCGCACAAGTCAATCCGTTTCCGGAGCATGA
- the phaP gene encoding TIGR01841 family phasin (Members of this family are phasins (small proteins associated with inclusions such as PHA granules). Note that several different families of phasins have been named PhaP despite very little sequence similarity to each other.), translated as MMTPEQMIAAQKSQLEAIFALSGKAVEGLEKMVELNMQTLKTAMHETSDATMAALSVKDIQELTALQPNLAQPMAEKLLSYSHHLYEIASGTQAEFAKAIEANVAEAHKKMQSVVDTAVKNAPAGSETAVAMMKSALSAANNAYDTVQKASKQAAEVVEANFNTVTNTAMKAAQSTTRGKRAAA; from the coding sequence ATGATGACCCCCGAACAAATGATCGCCGCACAGAAGTCGCAACTCGAAGCCATCTTTGCCCTAAGTGGTAAAGCAGTCGAAGGCTTGGAAAAGATGGTCGAACTCAATATGCAGACATTGAAGACCGCCATGCACGAAACGTCGGATGCCACGATGGCAGCGCTGTCGGTCAAGGATATTCAAGAATTGACCGCGTTGCAGCCGAACCTGGCACAGCCGATGGCCGAAAAGTTGCTGTCGTATTCGCATCATCTCTACGAGATCGCATCTGGCACGCAAGCCGAATTCGCCAAGGCCATCGAAGCCAACGTTGCCGAAGCGCACAAGAAGATGCAATCCGTGGTGGACACTGCCGTCAAGAATGCCCCGGCCGGTAGCGAAACTGCCGTGGCGATGATGAAAAGCGCATTGAGCGCGGCCAACAACGCCTACGACACCGTTCAAAAGGCCAGCAAGCAGGCCGCTGAAGTGGTTGAAGCCAATTTCAATACTGTCACCAATACCGCCATGAAGGCTGCACAAAGTACGACGCGTGGCAAGCGCGCCGCAGCCTGA
- a CDS encoding YqiA/YcfP family alpha/beta fold hydrolase, translating to MTTPSHLLYLHGFRSSPLSAKAQQTATRLLAINRARCSAVLPPVVWVCPQLPPSPKQAIGEVLQALQGVEPQRIALVGSSLGGFYATWLAHHLGCRAALLNTAVNPARDLRAQIGELSAWHDPSQHFVFTHEHVEELEALQVGDLSRPVPDPWRFLAVIARDDEVLDWRESAARYAGSALRMADRGGHALENYAQDHLDAVLAFLGINPAAA from the coding sequence ATGACCACCCCTTCCCACCTGCTCTACCTGCATGGCTTTCGCTCATCACCCCTGTCGGCCAAGGCCCAGCAGACGGCGACGAGATTGCTCGCGATCAACCGCGCGCGTTGCTCAGCAGTCCTGCCCCCGGTCGTCTGGGTGTGCCCACAGCTGCCACCCTCGCCCAAGCAGGCGATTGGTGAAGTGCTGCAGGCGCTACAGGGTGTCGAGCCCCAGCGTATCGCGTTGGTGGGGAGCTCGCTTGGCGGCTTTTACGCCACGTGGTTGGCCCATCACTTGGGCTGCCGAGCAGCGCTGCTCAATACCGCCGTCAACCCGGCGCGGGACCTGCGCGCGCAGATCGGCGAGCTCAGCGCCTGGCATGACCCATCGCAGCACTTTGTCTTCACACACGAGCATGTTGAAGAGTTGGAAGCGCTGCAGGTGGGCGACCTCTCGCGCCCCGTTCCTGATCCCTGGCGATTCCTGGCCGTGATTGCGCGAGACGATGAGGTCCTTGACTGGCGCGAAAGCGCCGCCCGCTATGCAGGTAGTGCCCTTCGCATGGCGGATCGCGGTGGCCACGCCCTCGAAAACTACGCGCAAGACCATTTGGACGCCGTGCTTGCCTTTCTCGGCATCAACCCGGCGGCCGCCTGA
- a CDS encoding recombinase family protein, producing the protein MAGAAQKPDLGNQRKVLEESVVAKGLANVVFVEEVGGGLACKRRRFVALMDPIGRREVKGWILACRDRLTRFGFGWLEHDVRANGCDVLVLNQERLSPERGMVEDLMTVVHCFSSRLDGLRNFRKNLDEALNTCPRIPLPRPA; encoded by the coding sequence GTGGCGGGCGCGGCGCAGAAGCCGGACTTGGGTAACCAGCGCAAGGTACTGGAAGAGTCTGTCGTGGCCAAGGGCCTGGCGAATGTGGTGTTCGTCGAGGAAGTGGGCGGCGGGCTGGCCTGCAAGCGCAGACGGTTTGTGGCGCTGATGGATCCGATCGGACGACGGGAAGTCAAGGGCTGGATTCTCGCCTGTCGCGATCGGCTCACCCGTTTTGGCTTTGGCTGGCTTGAGCACGACGTCAGGGCCAATGGCTGTGATGTGCTGGTTCTCAACCAGGAGCGACTGTCGCCCGAGCGGGGAATGGTCGAGGACTTGATGACCGTCGTGCATTGCTTTTCTTCCAGGCTGGACGGATTGCGGAACTTCCGAAAGAATCTGGACGAGGCGTTGAACACATGCCCGCGCATTCCCCTTCCTCGCCCGGCCTGA
- a CDS encoding RNA-guided endonuclease TnpB family protein: protein MQRRKVTLKLYPNAAQAARLEDWTRLHCELYNAALEERIDAWRKEGKSISSFDQQNVLPQIKADRPEFIALGSHALQQTLRRLDLAFAAFFRRVKAGQTPGFPRFKSSMRFSGFAYPDPAGWKLMQHGGRGATLRLGSGEAAMSIRARGRHRFGDQAKPNDITLTRKGGGWFVSVTLRVPDAACARERTADFRRGVDFGINDWATFDEGPPIANPRWLREELPHLAALQRQRARKKNGSLRFKRLGRRIARLHDRIGNLRRDFVQKETTRMVRQCAVLATEQLAPKTMSRSAKGTVDAPGRRVRQKAGLNREILSAGFGMVHRMLAYKAEEAGTRLHLSHTRQLKPSQRCAACWELVPKTLAQRVHGCPHCGHTAPRDQNSAMVVLIDAFNTQDTSGTGVAARPKPLPRQRGKSKSVTRETPATTPCV from the coding sequence ATGCAACGCCGCAAGGTCACGCTCAAGCTGTACCCCAATGCCGCGCAAGCTGCGCGGCTTGAGGACTGGACGCGGCTGCACTGCGAGTTGTACAACGCGGCGCTGGAAGAGCGCATCGACGCCTGGCGCAAGGAGGGCAAATCGATCAGCTCCTTCGACCAGCAGAACGTCCTGCCGCAGATCAAGGCCGATCGGCCCGAGTTCATCGCGCTCGGCAGTCATGCCTTGCAGCAGACGCTGCGGCGGCTCGATCTGGCCTTTGCCGCATTCTTTCGTCGCGTCAAGGCGGGGCAGACGCCCGGATTCCCGCGATTCAAATCCAGCATGCGGTTCTCCGGCTTCGCCTATCCCGATCCGGCGGGATGGAAGCTCATGCAGCACGGCGGCCGTGGTGCCACGCTGCGCTTGGGAAGCGGCGAGGCTGCGATGTCCATTCGGGCGCGCGGCCGTCACCGCTTCGGCGATCAGGCAAAACCCAACGACATCACGCTCACGCGCAAAGGTGGTGGGTGGTTCGTGTCGGTCACGCTGCGCGTGCCCGATGCGGCCTGTGCGCGTGAGCGCACCGCTGATTTTCGACGTGGCGTGGATTTCGGGATCAACGACTGGGCGACGTTCGACGAGGGTCCGCCCATCGCGAACCCGCGCTGGCTGCGCGAGGAACTGCCGCACCTTGCCGCGCTGCAGCGGCAGCGCGCCAGGAAGAAGAACGGATCGCTGCGCTTCAAACGGCTCGGGCGTCGCATCGCCCGGCTGCACGATCGCATTGGCAACTTGCGCCGGGACTTCGTGCAGAAGGAAACAACCAGGATGGTGCGGCAATGCGCCGTCCTGGCGACCGAGCAATTGGCCCCGAAGACCATGAGCCGCAGCGCGAAGGGCACGGTGGATGCACCGGGCCGTCGCGTGCGGCAAAAGGCCGGACTCAACCGGGAGATCCTCTCGGCAGGGTTCGGCATGGTGCATCGGATGCTCGCGTACAAAGCGGAAGAAGCTGGTACGCGACTGCATCTGAGCCATACGCGCCAGCTCAAACCGTCGCAGCGCTGCGCGGCGTGCTGGGAACTCGTTCCCAAGACGTTGGCGCAGCGTGTGCATGGGTGCCCGCACTGCGGGCACACGGCGCCGCGCGACCAGAACAGCGCAATGGTGGTGCTCATCGACGCATTCAACACGCAGGACACGTCTGGGACGGGCGTGGCGGCGAGACCCAAACCTCTGCCACGGCAACGTGGCAAGTCCAAGTCTGTGACCCGCGAAACCCCCGCTACAACGCCATGCGTTTAG
- a CDS encoding histone deacetylase, with protein sequence MKTYTSDHFPLQLPPGHRFPASKYALLREAVKGLQGLELRDAPPATWRDLQLVHEASYLWRVRDGHLSAAEQREIGFPWSLALVQRSLHSAGGTLAAAVAALDEGIAMNLAGGTHHAHADRGRGFCVFNDVALAVRVLQQERGAQRLPVAVVDLDVHQGDGTAAILGNDPHVFTLSVHAAKNFPFRKCRSHLDVELADEASDETYLQALEGALQTMFRAFDPALIIFLAGADPYAGDRLGRLALSMEGLALRDATVFDAAWRRRIPVAVAMAGGYAQPIADTVAIQSCTVQLALQAHARWSAWRERRP encoded by the coding sequence GTGAAAACCTACACAAGCGACCACTTCCCCTTGCAGTTGCCTCCCGGGCACCGGTTCCCGGCGTCAAAGTACGCGTTGCTGCGCGAGGCGGTGAAGGGCCTCCAGGGTCTGGAACTTCGGGATGCACCCCCAGCGACATGGCGCGATCTGCAATTGGTGCATGAGGCAAGTTATCTGTGGCGCGTGCGCGACGGTCACCTGAGCGCAGCGGAACAGCGGGAGATCGGCTTTCCCTGGTCGCTGGCTCTGGTGCAGCGTAGTTTGCACTCTGCCGGAGGGACTCTGGCTGCGGCGGTCGCTGCCCTGGACGAGGGCATCGCCATGAACCTTGCTGGAGGCACTCACCATGCTCACGCCGATCGGGGCCGTGGATTTTGCGTGTTCAATGACGTCGCGCTGGCCGTGCGTGTGCTTCAGCAAGAGCGCGGCGCACAGCGCTTACCGGTGGCGGTTGTCGATCTGGACGTCCACCAGGGCGACGGCACAGCAGCCATTTTGGGCAACGATCCGCACGTCTTCACGCTATCGGTCCACGCGGCTAAGAATTTTCCGTTTCGCAAGTGCAGGAGTCATCTGGATGTCGAGCTTGCTGATGAGGCGTCCGACGAGACCTATCTGCAAGCGCTGGAGGGTGCACTGCAGACGATGTTTCGGGCGTTTGACCCCGCACTCATCATTTTTCTCGCTGGCGCGGACCCGTATGCAGGCGATCGCCTGGGCCGGCTAGCCCTGAGCATGGAGGGCCTTGCGTTGCGCGACGCAACCGTGTTCGACGCCGCATGGCGTCGCCGCATTCCAGTCGCCGTGGCCATGGCGGGAGGCTACGCGCAGCCTATTGCCGATACCGTCGCCATCCAGAGCTGCACCGTGCAGCTCGCTTTGCAGGCCCATGCCCGTTGGAGCGCATGGCGCGAGCGCAGGCCCTAA
- a CDS encoding alpha/beta fold hydrolase gives MRCLVNGRTVHVEEGSVRPGESTPVVLLHGACNDHRVWLPLLPGLQQAGCAVYAPDLPGHGQSAGPLLTSVPEMADWLIAVLEACGIAQCALVGHSMGSLVALHAAALVPGSVTHLALVGTAWPMRVAPTLLELAQTQPSEAMHKMALWSHKQRDGLPLDPLAAAQTQALMESVQSGWGDGNLLAADLAACDEYGKGEAMAERVRGQIKVAFILGTNDRMTPLKAAARLQQALPEAGVNLLDCGHALMSEDTDGVLQALLRLLSKRARSPLLEAGEG, from the coding sequence ATGCGATGTCTAGTTAACGGTCGTACAGTGCATGTGGAAGAGGGCAGTGTGAGACCCGGTGAGTCAACCCCGGTCGTGCTGTTGCATGGTGCGTGCAACGACCACCGCGTCTGGTTGCCTTTGCTGCCGGGGTTGCAACAGGCGGGCTGCGCCGTGTATGCACCAGACCTGCCTGGGCATGGCCAAAGTGCCGGTCCGCTGTTGACCAGCGTGCCTGAAATGGCCGATTGGCTGATTGCGGTGCTTGAGGCCTGTGGTATCGCTCAGTGCGCGCTGGTGGGGCACAGCATGGGTTCGCTGGTCGCCCTGCACGCCGCAGCGCTGGTGCCTGGGTCGGTAACTCACTTAGCCTTGGTGGGCACCGCGTGGCCTATGCGCGTGGCCCCCACGCTCCTGGAACTGGCTCAGACTCAGCCGAGCGAGGCGATGCACAAGATGGCGCTGTGGTCCCACAAGCAGCGTGACGGCTTACCGCTGGACCCCTTGGCAGCAGCGCAGACGCAGGCGTTGATGGAATCCGTGCAATCAGGCTGGGGCGACGGCAATTTGCTTGCGGCAGATCTGGCCGCCTGCGACGAATACGGCAAAGGCGAGGCCATGGCCGAGCGTGTGCGCGGGCAGATCAAAGTGGCCTTCATTCTCGGTACAAATGACCGCATGACGCCTTTAAAGGCGGCTGCGCGGCTGCAGCAGGCGCTGCCTGAAGCAGGCGTCAACCTGCTGGACTGCGGCCATGCGCTGATGAGCGAAGACACGGACGGCGTGTTGCAGGCCCTGCTGCGTCTGTTGAGCAAGCGCGCAAGAAGTCCGCTCCTTGAGGCGGGGGAAGGATAG
- a CDS encoding MFS transporter: MSSSTLATPAPSAPAMQRAFLPLMAIACGVAVANIYYVQPLLEQLAVSFHSTVANIASIPTATQAGFACGLIGLGPLGDRYPRHRVILGMGAALVVMLSLAAMAPSVTVLAIASFGVGLMASIAQQIVPLVAHLAPVQKRGRAVGLVMSGLLIGILGGRVLGGLVGQAAGWRAVFGMATLLNVCSLGMLWRTLPRLPADDTSAQTYAHLVASTLSQFGKYAELRAAGITGGLFFGSFSVFWVGLTPLLHSPAYRLGPAVAGLFGILGLTGALVAPFSGRHADRPGGPRRVLFAAVICVLASWGLFAAGSHGLFWLVLGVVVLDAGVQGAQIANQSRIYALDAASRSRINAVYMTQYFIGGAVGSFAASHAWALGGWPAVVATGAAFSAAALLVHALWNPDAPAKA, from the coding sequence ATGTCCTCTTCAACTCTTGCCACGCCTGCGCCCAGCGCGCCGGCGATGCAACGCGCTTTCTTGCCGCTGATGGCCATCGCCTGCGGTGTGGCCGTGGCCAACATCTATTACGTGCAGCCTTTGTTGGAACAGCTGGCTGTATCGTTTCATAGCACGGTGGCGAACATTGCTTCAATCCCCACCGCAACCCAGGCTGGCTTCGCTTGCGGGCTGATTGGCCTCGGGCCCTTGGGCGACCGCTATCCGCGCCACCGCGTCATCCTCGGCATGGGTGCAGCCCTGGTTGTCATGCTGAGCCTGGCGGCAATGGCGCCCTCCGTGACCGTGCTCGCCATTGCCAGTTTCGGCGTGGGGCTCATGGCCTCGATCGCGCAGCAGATCGTGCCATTGGTGGCGCATCTTGCGCCGGTACAGAAACGCGGGCGCGCCGTAGGCTTGGTGATGAGCGGGTTGCTGATCGGAATTCTGGGCGGCCGAGTTCTGGGCGGCTTGGTGGGTCAAGCCGCCGGTTGGCGCGCGGTATTCGGCATGGCCACCCTGCTGAACGTATGCTCGCTCGGAATGCTGTGGCGAACCCTCCCTCGTTTGCCAGCCGACGACACCTCGGCGCAAACCTATGCGCACCTTGTCGCCTCAACCTTGAGCCAGTTCGGCAAATACGCCGAACTGCGTGCGGCTGGCATCACCGGTGGCCTTTTCTTTGGATCATTCAGCGTCTTCTGGGTGGGGCTCACGCCTTTGCTCCACAGCCCGGCCTACCGACTCGGGCCGGCAGTCGCGGGGTTGTTCGGAATCCTCGGTCTGACCGGGGCGCTGGTGGCCCCCTTTTCCGGACGGCATGCTGACCGCCCCGGAGGCCCGCGCCGGGTGTTGTTCGCAGCCGTGATCTGCGTCTTGGCCTCTTGGGGTCTGTTCGCCGCAGGTTCCCACGGCCTGTTCTGGCTGGTCCTGGGTGTGGTCGTGCTGGACGCGGGCGTACAGGGCGCCCAGATCGCCAACCAATCCCGCATCTATGCGCTGGATGCAGCCTCACGCAGCCGCATCAACGCGGTGTACATGACGCAATATTTCATCGGCGGCGCTGTTGGCAGTTTCGCCGCCAGCCACGCTTGGGCACTAGGCGGCTGGCCAGCAGTTGTCGCCACGGGTGCGGCATTCTCGGCTGCCGCTCTGCTCGTCCATGCACTGTGGAATCCAGACGCTCCCGCAAAAGCGTAA